The Micromonospora sp. Llam0 genome includes a window with the following:
- a CDS encoding DUF6346 domain-containing protein, which produces MLYRLRQLFFMILTLAVASVFLFLYLTVISLYPGTGVVRPYGPIEQSVQVKVEECRRVGPVSDQGLGYWWVCRLLIERDNGRTVEAVVGGSVVTPKELGRVVTIREACRDPGQNECAYGKPVSRVLELLYGVFQIFSRVLGVFFILMSLLYLLRVSVGAPTYFLLLDKWRGGKGRA; this is translated from the coding sequence GTGCTGTATCGGCTCCGCCAATTGTTTTTCATGATATTGACTCTTGCTGTTGCATCGGTGTTTTTATTCCTGTATTTAACGGTGATTTCTCTCTACCCGGGCACCGGCGTGGTTCGTCCGTACGGCCCGATCGAGCAGTCGGTCCAAGTGAAGGTCGAAGAGTGTCGCCGGGTAGGCCCTGTCAGTGACCAGGGGTTGGGGTACTGGTGGGTCTGCCGGCTCCTGATCGAGCGCGACAATGGGCGGACGGTCGAGGCGGTCGTCGGCGGCTCCGTCGTTACTCCGAAGGAGCTGGGGAGGGTCGTCACTATTCGTGAGGCGTGCCGTGATCCGGGGCAAAACGAATGCGCGTACGGCAAACCGGTTTCTCGCGTACTGGAGCTGCTCTACGGAGTCTTCCAGATCTTTAGTAGAGTGTTAGGTGTTTTCTTTATCTTGATGTCTTTGCTCTATTTGCTTCGGGTGTCTGTGGGGGCCCCGACCTATT